One Drosophila kikkawai strain 14028-0561.14 chromosome 3L, DkikHiC1v2, whole genome shotgun sequence genomic window carries:
- the LOC108084751 gene encoding chitin-binding domain protein cbd-1, giving the protein MPFESSLVIYLLLLAGGFTFIQGVDFPQCENVESNTFVMAIDDCASYIYCNGEDSFRDSCPEQTYFDDRTQECAFDDAGVCLRGPEAIVTEQEVEEKDPTPSAVSPAPSGDTTIGPFTDSPAAAPSSPTVSRPHCESVGDAVHPHPQRCEYYYRCISGYLTIVRCPYNYGWDFALEQCRPSTEARCFSS; this is encoded by the coding sequence ATGCCATTTGAGTCGAGCCTCGTTATATATCTGCTACTACTCGCCGGAGGCTTCACTTTCATCCAAGGCGTCGACTTTCCGCAGTGCGAAAATGTGGAGTCCAACACCTTCGTCATGGCCATCGATGATTGTGCCTCTTACATCTATTGCAACGGAGAGGACTCGTTCAGGGACAGTTGTCCGGAGCAGACATATTTTGACGACAGAACCCAGGAGTGTGCCTTCGACGATGCTGGGGTGTGCCTAAGAGGACCAGAGGCGATCGTGACAGAACAAGAGGTAGAGGAGAAGGACCCGACACCTAGTGCGGTTTCACCTGCCCCTTCCGGGGATACCACTATTGGCCCTTTTACGGATTCTCCGGCTGCCGCGCCATCCTCTCCGACCGTTAGTCGTCCGCATTGCGAGTCGGTGGGCGATGCTGTTCATCCGCATCCCCAGCGCTGCGAATACTACTATCGGTGCATCAGCGGTTACCTGACCATAGTGCGGTGTCCTTACAACTACGGATGGGACTTTGCATTGGAGCAGTGCAGACCGAGCACCGAGGCCCGGTGCTTCAGCTCATAG
- the flr gene encoding actin-interacting protein 1 produces MAQPQPPAYENKNIYATLPRTQRGQPIVLGADPKGKNFLYTNGNSVIIRNIENPAIADVYTEHSCAVNVAKYSPSGFYIASGDASGKIRIWDTVNKEHLLKNEFQPIAGPIKDISWSPDNQRIVAVGEGRERFGHVFMSETGTSVGEISGQSKSINSADFRPARPFRIVTGSEDNTIAVFEGPPFKFKMTKQDHSRFVQAVRYSPDGKFFASAGFDGKVFLYDGTSSELVGEFGSPAHKGGVYALAWKPDGSQLLTCSGDKTCRLWQVESRELISEFVMGATVDDQQVSCLWQGEHLITVSLSGVITYLNVEDPSKPLRVVKGHNKPITVLGLSDDRSTIYTGSHDGVVTNWNSGNGTNDRITGTGHGNQINGIAAWGDFVYTCGIDDSLRQFSVEGNAYTDYVVKLNCQPRGLAILRSENIIALACIKELTLVQDQKKIFSLPIKFEASSIAVNADTSEIAVGGDDQKLHIYSLKNGVLEPKTEMDHQGAVTDVSYSPDLKYLVACDAHRKVVLYSVDEYKPAHNKEWGFHSARVNTVAWSPNSLLVASGSLDTTIIIWSVTNPAKHTIIKNAHPQSQITRLVWLDNNTVISTGQDCNTKVWHVETI; encoded by the exons ATGGCTCAGCCCCAACCACCAGCCTACGAAAACA AAAACATTTATGCGACACTGCCGCGCACCCAACGCGGCCAGCCGATTGTGCTGGGCGCCGATCCTAAGGGCAAGAATTTCCTCTACACGAACGGGAACTCTGTGATTATCCGGAACATCGAG AATCCAGCCATCGCCGATGTCTACACGGAGCACTCGTGTGCAGTGAACGTGGCCAAATACTCGCCCAGCGGCTTCTACATTGCATCTGGCG ACGCCTCGGGAAAGATTCGGATCTGGGACACGGTCAACAAGGAGCACCTCCTGAAGAATGAGTTCCAGCCAATCGCAGGGCCCATCAAGGACATCAGCTGGTCGCCGGATAACCAGCGCATTGTCGCTGTAGGAGAGGGTCGCGAGCGATTTGGACATGTCTTCATGTCAGAGACAGGCACATCAGTGGGCGAAATCAGTGGCCAATCAAAGTCCATCAACTCGGCGGACTTCCGGCCAGCTAGGCCCTTCCGCATCGTGACAG GCAGCGAAGACAACACGATCGCCGTGTTCGAGGGACCGCCGTTCAAGTTCAAGATGACTAAGCAGGATCACTCCCGTTTCGTCCAAGCGGTTCGCTACTCTCCAGACGGCAAGTTCTTTGCTTCGGCCGGCTTTGACGGCAAAGTCTTCCTGTACGACGGTACCAGTTCCGAGCTGGTGGGCGAGTTCGGCTCGCCTGCTCACAAGGGTGGTGTGTACGCCCTGGCTTGGAAGCCGGACGGCAGCCAGCTACTGACCTGCTCTGGCGACAAGACCTGCCGGCTGTGGCAAGTGGAGTCGCGTGAGCTGATTAGTGAGTTCGTTATGGGAGCCACCGTGGACGACCAGCAAGTGTCGTGCCTGTGGCAGGGCGAGCACTTGATCACTGTTTCCCTTTCGGGCGTAATCACTTACCTAAACGTCGAGGATCCCAGCAAGCCGCTGCGCGTAGTCAAGGGCCACAACAAGCCCATAACCGTACTGGGCCTGAGCGATGACCGCAGCACCATTTACACCGGCAGCCATGACGGCGTAGTGACCAATTGGAACTCTGGCAATGGCACCAACGACCGTATCACAGGAACTGGTCACGGCAATCAGATCAACGGCATCGCCGCCTGGGGCGACTTTGTCTATACCTGTGGCATCGACGACAGCCTGCGTCAGTTCAGCGTTGAGGGTAACGCATACACCGATTACGTCGTCAAGCTCAATTGCCAGCCTCGCGGACTCGCCATTCTGCGCAGCGAGAACATCATCGCGCTGGCCTGCATCAAGGAGCTGACCCTCGTGCAGGACCAGAAGAAAATCTTCTCGCTGCCCATCAAGTTCGAGGCCAGTTCGATTGCCGTTAACGCGGACACCTCGGAAATTGCTGTGGGCGGTGATGACCAGAAACTGCACATCTACAGTCTCAAGAACGGAGTCCTGGAGCCCAAAACTGAGATGGACCATCAGGGCGCGGTAACCGACGTGTCCTACTCGCCGGACCTTAAGTATCTGGTGGCTTGCGACGCCCATCGCAAGGTGGTGCTTTACTCGGTGGATGAGTACAAG CCTGCCCACAACAAGGAGTGGGGCTTCCACAGTGCTCGCGTCAACACGGTGGCCTGGTCGCCGAACTCCCTGCTGGTGGCCAGTGGTTCGTTGGacaccaccatcatcatctGGTCGGTGACCAACCCTGCTAAGCACACCATTATTAAGA ATGCCCATCCGCAGTCTCAAATCACTCGCTTGGTCTGGCTGGATAACAACACTGTGATCTCAACTGGCCAAGATTGCAACACCAAGGTGTGGCACGTGGAGACCATCTAA
- the LOC108084779 gene encoding protein abrupt yields the protein MEHVNSTNTRQPHHQHQHEQLQQHQFEQQLQHSENQQQFCLRWHNHQTSLLSTLPVLLDQSHLTDVTISAEGRQLRAHRVVLSACSSFFMEIFRALEASSHPVIIIPGASFAAIVALLTFMYSGEVNVYEEQIPMLLNLAETLGIKGLADVQNNNLPKTARSESASYMNPSNEKSSEFERPTTPSPTPTPTPSHTPTPALPLPLSQMPSPALTTPLLANKLGSVGSAAMGTTPLENLFKSLQFYPSLLPQPLNFSQTALNKTSELLAKYQQQCQLYQSGVQEDLQEADCFAAKRLKGESPPKEFRRLDKSLAKAPKSASANSSSKSPPVSAIMAASPVTLAPSAMAHFSPQLPVAKCSSVSYPSPVSQGQLYSNKPPLYSVAATPTTAQQAAQMHHHQVPAVTPYISPEDHAKLQLHIEQYQREAAAAVAAAGGMALVSAKSEPNLLSLGADRDKPLPPAAIKPPSNSKLYATCFICHKQLSNQYNLRVHLETHQNVRYACNVCSHVSRSKDALRKHVSYRHPGAPSPCENEARRKRVSKLTATSAQAATTMPVPVSHTVTSGEVGTATTTAIGCPGHEGRNPYLFLPNQFQMAAAAAAVAVADSSPPTGQSSLDLVPEPPPVVKNERELSSASNGEATGVETTAVAT from the exons ATGGAACATGTAAATAGCACTAATACCAGACAACCGCACCATCAGCACCAGCACgagcagttgcagcagcaccaattcgagcagcagctgcagcacaGCGAGAACCAGCAGCAGTTCTGCCTTCGATGGCACAATCACCAG ACCAGTTTGCTGAGCACTTTGCCGGTGCTGCTGGACCAGTCGCATCTGACGGATGTGACCATCTCGGCAGAGGGCCGCCAGTTGAGAGCACACCGCGTTGTTTTGAGCGCCTGCAGCAGCTTCTTCATGGAGATCTTCCGTGCGCTGGAGGCCAGTAGCCACCCCGTCATCATCATACCGGGCGCCAGTTTTGCAGCCATTGTGGCGCTGCTCACCTTCATGTACTCTGGCGAGGTGAACGTTTACGAGGAGCAGATACCCATGCTGCTGAATCTGGCCGAGACGCTGGGCATCAAGGGACTGGCCGATGTCCAGAACAACAAC CTACCAAAGACAGCGCGAAGTGAATCAGCCTCCTACATGAATCCGTCCAACGAGAAGTCGTCAGAGTTCGAGCGTCCTACTACGCCTTCGCCCacgcccacacccacaccaTCTCACACGCCCACACCTGCCCTGCCCCTACCCCTGtcccagatgcccagtcctgCTCTGACCACCCCTCTGTTGGCCAACAAGCTGGGGTCAGTGGGGTCTGCAGCCATGGGCACGACGCCCCTGGAAAACCTTTTTAAGTCGCTCCAGTTCTACCCCAGCCTTTTGCCTCAGCCACTCAACTTCTCTCAAACGGCACTAAATAAGACCTCGGAGCTACTGGCCAAATACCAGCAGCAGTGCCAGCTTTATCAAAGCGGGGTGCAGGAGGATCTCCAGGAGGCAGACTGCTTCGCAGCCAAGCGACTCAAAGGCGAAAGTCCTCCCAAGGAGTTCAGGCGGCTGGATAAGAGCCTGGCCAAGGCCCCGAAAAGTGCTTCAGCCAACAGCAGTAGCAAGTCCCCACCGGTGTCCGCCATAATGGCCGCCTCGCCAGTTACTCTCGCTCCCTCGGCAATGGCTCACTTCTCCCCCCAGCTGCCGGTGGCCAAATGCTCCTCGGTCAGTTACCCCAGCCCCGTGAGCCAAGGTCAACTGTATAGCAACAAACCGCCGCTGTACAGTGTCGCTGCTACGCCCACGACAGCCCAGCAGGCGGCCCAGATGCACCACCACCAGGTGCCGGCGGTCACGCCCTACATTTCGCCTGAGGACCATGCCAAACTGCAACTACACATTGAGCAATACCAGAGAGAGGCCGCTGCTGCAGTAGCCGCCGCCGGGGGAATGGCCTTAGTCAGTGCGAAGTCGGAACCCAACCTGCTTTCGCTTGGCGCCGATCGCGACAAGCCGCTGCCCCCCGCCGCCATAAAGCCACCGTCCAACTCCAAACTCTACGCCACTTGCTTCATCTGTCACAAGCAACTTAGCAACCAATACAACCTACGCGTGCATCTGGAGACCCATCAGAATGTGAG ATACGCGTGTAATGTCTGCTCCCACGTGTCCCGCAGTAAGGATGCCCTGAGGAAACACGTCAGCTACCGGCATCCGGGAGCCCCGTCACCCTGTGAGAACGAGGCTAGGCGAAAGCGAGTCTCCAAGTTGACGGCAACTTCTGCGCAGGCAGCCACCACCATGCCTGTGCCCGTCAGTCATACAGTGACCAGCGGGGAAGTGGGTACAGCGACAACGACAGCGATTGGGTGCCCTGGCCATGAGGGACGAAATCCATACCTCTTCCTGCCCAATCAGTTTCAGATGGCggccgccgcagccgccgtGGCAGTTGCCGACTCCTCGCCACCCACTGGCCAGTCATCATTGGACTTGGTACCCGAGCCGCCGCCAGTCGTTAAGAACGAACGGGAATTGTCGTCCGCCAGTAATGGAGAAGCGACAGGCGTCGAGACCACAGCGGTGGCCAcctga
- the LOC108084774 gene encoding GPN-loop GTPase 2 encodes MMSTSAKVENPRYGQLIIGPPGSGKTTYCAEALKFYRELGRQVGVVNLDPANDNMGYEPVLSVVELITVDECMEHLQLGPNGALMHCAEYLAEHLEDWLLPALRRLGATHNYFLFDCPGQIELYTHHSAMARVFERLERERYSLVTVNLIDSHYCSEPAKFIATLLMALNTMLRMSLPHVNVLSKADLLRKHETKLHFNVDFYADVLDLKYLLDKLDDDPAMRKYHKLNEAICSTVEDYALVSFQLLDAFSTDSMLRLRNHIDKANGYVYKAGEEQTVNSLLACAVGAEAEAARQQQDVQPYVE; translated from the coding sequence ATGATGAGTACATCCGCAAAAGTAGAGAATCCCCGCTATGGTCAGCTGATCATTGGCCCACCGGGATCCGGCAAAACAACCTATTGCGCTGAAGCTCTCAAGTTCTACCGTGAGCTTGGGCGACAAGTGGGCGTTGTGAACCTGGACCCGGCCAACGACAACATGGGCTACGAGCCAGTGCTCAGTGTGGTAGAGCTAATTACTGTAGACGAATGCATGGAGCACCTGCAGCTGGGACCCAATGGAGCGCTGATGCACTGCGCCGAGTACCTGGCGGAGCACCTAGAGGACTGGCTGCTACCAGCTCTCCGCAGGCTAGGTGCCACCCACAACTATTTTCTGTTTGATTGCCCGGGCCAGATAGAGCTCTATACGCATCACAGTGCCATGGCTCGGGTGTTCGAAAGACTGGAGCGGGAGCGGTACAGCTTGGTTACCGTTAACCTAATCGACTCTCACTACTGTTCGGAACCGGCAAAGTTCATTGCCACGCTCCTGATGGCACTCAACACGATGCTGCGCATGAGCCTGCCTCACGTTAATGTGCTATCAAAGGCCGATCTGCTGCGGAAGCACGAGACCAAGCTGCACTTCAACGTAGACTTCTACGCGGACGTCCTGGACCTGAAATATCTGCTGGACAAATTGGACGACGACCCTGCCATGCGCAAATACCATAAGCTGAATGAAGCCATTTGCTCTACTGTCGAGGACTATGCGCTGGTCTCCTTCCAGCTGCTGGACGCGTTCAGCACAGACAGCATGCTGCGCCTGCGAAACCACATCGACAAGGCCAACGGCTATGTCTATAAGGCGGGCGAGGAGCAAACGGTCAACTCACTGTTGGCATGCGCAGTGGGAGCGGAGGCAGAGGCGGCACGTCAGCAACAAGATGTTCAGCCTTATGTGGAATAG
- the ORMDL gene encoding ORM1-like protein, with amino-acid sequence MTSIAGGHGEPNPNSSWLSARGFWLAYLLGLLLVHLLFLSVPFVSIPWAWTATNLLHNATHLYFLHVIKGAPWLSTENDPSRRWTHWEQIDDGVQMTTTRKFLTAVPIILFLLTCLYTRNNTEHFIANFISLVVVTLPKLPQFHGVRLFNINKY; translated from the exons atgacGTCCATTGCCGGAGGCCACGGCGAGCCGAACCCGAACAGCTCCTGGCTGAGTGCCCGCGGGTTCTGGCTGGCCTACCTGCTAGGCCTGCTGTTGGTGCACCTGCTCTTCTTATCAGTGCCATTTGTCAGCATTCCATGGGCATGGACGGCCACCAACCTGCTCCACAATGCGACTCATCTGTACTTCCTACACGTCATCAAAGGGGCTCCTTGGCTGAGCACGGAGAACGATCCTAGCCGACGGTGGACGCACTGGGAACAGATTGACGACGGCGTGCAAATGACAACCACCCGCAAGTTCCTCACAGCCGTTCCCATTATTCT ttttctacTCACGTGCTTGTACACTCGGAACAACACAGAACACTTTATAGCCAACTTCATATCACTGGTGGTGGTTACGCTTCCTAAATTGCCGCAGTTCCATGGAGTGCGATTGTTCAACATCAATAAATACTAG